In Synechococcus sp. PCC 6312, one genomic interval encodes:
- a CDS encoding YcjF family protein yields MSRSLLLILGLGIVLGLMLWLVAALHGLYVQIAFSSPLLANILLVVLILVFLALLYALIHYLGLVRQTKARKPRPQAPVEKTEAAVETLEALQKQLNQVEDEVARLALQAKARELEHSFSRQHIRLVVFGTGSAGKTSLVNAIVGKIVGEVSAPMGTTTMGATYCLQLRGIDQDIWITDTPGILEAGIAGTEREQQARQLATEADLLLFVLDNDLRQSEYLPLVSLVEMGKRSLVVLNKIDRMTSADRDLILAQLRHRLQGIIAAPDVVAIAAAPQPIILDNGNTVIPDPDILPVLKRIAAILRAEGQDLVADNILLQSQRLGEEARRLIDRQRKRQADKIVERYQWIGAGVICVTPIPVVDLLAAAAVNAQMVVEIGRVYGCDLNAARGRELALSLGRTLASLGIVKGAMDLVATALQLSVGGIVVGRAIQSIGAAYLTRIAGKSFIEYFRQDQDWGDGGMSEVVQQQFQLNRRDEFIQAFIQEAITKLPDTIGRAINRNSPAKLDKETP; encoded by the coding sequence ATGTCCCGTTCACTGCTGTTGATTCTTGGCCTGGGGATTGTTTTAGGATTAATGCTCTGGTTAGTGGCGGCCCTCCATGGCCTGTATGTTCAAATTGCCTTTTCCAGCCCCCTCCTGGCCAATATCCTCCTGGTTGTCCTAATCCTGGTTTTCTTGGCCCTCCTCTATGCCCTAATTCACTACCTTGGCCTCGTTCGTCAAACAAAAGCCCGGAAACCCCGCCCCCAGGCCCCGGTAGAAAAAACGGAAGCCGCAGTTGAAACCCTCGAAGCCCTGCAAAAACAACTGAACCAAGTTGAAGATGAAGTTGCCCGCCTTGCCCTCCAAGCCAAAGCCCGGGAATTGGAACATAGTTTTAGTCGTCAACATATCCGCTTAGTTGTCTTTGGCACAGGTTCGGCGGGCAAAACCTCATTGGTGAATGCAATTGTCGGTAAAATTGTCGGTGAAGTCAGTGCCCCAATGGGAACAACCACCATGGGAGCCACCTATTGCCTCCAGTTGCGGGGGATTGACCAAGATATTTGGATTACCGACACCCCAGGCATCTTGGAAGCGGGGATTGCTGGCACAGAACGGGAGCAACAGGCCCGTCAACTGGCCACGGAAGCTGATTTACTCCTGTTTGTCTTAGATAACGACCTGCGGCAATCGGAATATCTCCCCTTAGTCAGCCTAGTGGAAATGGGCAAACGCTCGCTGGTGGTTTTGAACAAAATTGATCGGATGACCTCAGCCGATCGGGATTTAATCCTGGCCCAACTCCGCCACCGTCTGCAAGGTATTATTGCCGCACCCGATGTCGTAGCCATTGCCGCCGCCCCTCAGCCAATCATTCTGGACAATGGCAATACCGTTATCCCAGATCCGGATATTTTGCCTGTCTTAAAACGGATTGCCGCAATTCTCCGGGCCGAGGGACAGGATCTCGTTGCGGATAATATCCTCCTCCAATCCCAACGTCTGGGGGAAGAAGCCCGCCGCCTGATTGACCGCCAACGGAAACGCCAGGCCGATAAAATTGTCGAACGCTATCAGTGGATTGGGGCTGGAGTCATTTGTGTTACGCCAATTCCAGTCGTGGATCTACTCGCGGCTGCCGCTGTCAATGCCCAAATGGTAGTGGAAATTGGGCGCGTTTATGGGTGTGATCTTAATGCAGCCCGGGGCCGGGAATTAGCCCTCTCGTTGGGGCGCACCTTAGCCAGTTTGGGGATTGTGAAAGGGGCCATGGACTTAGTGGCGACTGCTTTACAACTGAGTGTCGGGGGCATTGTCGTTGGGCGGGCGATCCAGAGTATTGGGGCCGCCTATTTAACCCGCATTGCTGGGAAAAGTTTTATTGAATATTTCCGCCAAGATCAAGATTGGGGCGATGGGGGCATGAGTGAGGTCGTCCAGCAACAATTCCAACTGAATCGCCGCGATGAATTTATCCAGGCCTTTATCCAGGAAGCGATTACCAAACTGCCGGATACCATCGGGCGGGCCATTAACCGTAACTCACCAGCAAAACTTGACAAGGAAACTCCATAA
- a CDS encoding UDP-glucose/GDP-mannose dehydrogenase family protein: MRVCVIGTGYVGLVTGACLAHIGHDVICIDNNAEKVKILQAGQSPIYEPGLTEILRDAIQAQKIQFSSDLEAGIEHGEILFIAVGTPALPTGETDTRYIEAVARGIGENLKAGYKVVVNKSTVPIGSGDWVRMLILDGINEKRPELVDQSGAIKDESLLSFDVISNPEFLREGSAVFDTFNPDRIVLGGSSQRAFGLMKELYTPIVERKYAENQNLPPVPVLVTDLSSAEMIKYAANAFLATKISFINEVANICDRVGADVVQVAQGIGLDSRIGSKFLQAGLGWGGSCFPKDVSALVHTADDYKYEAELLKSVVAVNKRQRYIVVEKLQQVLKILKGKTIGLLGLTFKPDTDDLRDAPALNLIEELNRLGAKVKAYDPLVSQSGLRSGLSNVIVETDPLQLADGCDALVLVTDWQQFLELDYSKIAENMANPVIVDGRNFLDRQALERLGFRYVGVGH; encoded by the coding sequence ATGCGAGTCTGTGTGATTGGAACAGGGTATGTAGGCTTAGTCACCGGTGCCTGTCTAGCGCACATTGGCCATGACGTGATTTGCATTGATAACAACGCCGAGAAAGTTAAAATCCTCCAGGCCGGGCAATCCCCCATTTATGAACCGGGACTCACGGAAATTCTCCGGGACGCGATCCAGGCCCAAAAGATTCAGTTCTCCAGTGACTTAGAGGCGGGCATTGAGCATGGGGAAATTTTATTTATCGCGGTGGGGACTCCAGCTTTACCGACTGGGGAAACCGATACCCGGTATATCGAAGCGGTGGCTCGGGGGATTGGCGAAAATCTCAAGGCGGGCTATAAGGTCGTGGTCAATAAATCCACTGTCCCAATTGGTTCTGGAGATTGGGTTAGGATGTTGATCCTCGATGGGATTAACGAAAAGCGGCCCGAACTCGTAGATCAAAGCGGGGCGATTAAAGATGAGAGCCTCTTATCCTTTGATGTCATCAGTAACCCGGAATTTTTACGGGAAGGTTCTGCTGTCTTTGATACCTTTAACCCGGATCGGATTGTCCTAGGGGGCAGTAGTCAGCGGGCATTTGGCCTAATGAAGGAGCTATACACACCGATTGTGGAGCGGAAATATGCTGAAAATCAAAACTTGCCCCCGGTGCCCGTGCTAGTGACGGATCTCAGTTCCGCCGAAATGATTAAATATGCCGCCAATGCTTTTCTAGCAACCAAAATTAGTTTTATCAATGAAGTGGCTAATATCTGTGATCGGGTCGGGGCTGATGTGGTCCAGGTGGCTCAGGGGATTGGATTGGATTCGCGGATTGGCTCAAAATTCCTCCAGGCCGGCCTGGGTTGGGGGGGATCTTGCTTCCCGAAAGATGTTTCTGCCCTTGTCCATACAGCCGATGACTATAAATATGAAGCGGAGTTACTCAAGTCTGTGGTGGCAGTCAATAAACGGCAGCGTTATATTGTCGTTGAAAAACTCCAGCAAGTCCTGAAAATTCTCAAGGGCAAGACCATTGGCCTGTTGGGCCTCACCTTTAAGCCCGATACCGATGACTTGCGCGATGCCCCGGCGTTGAACCTGATTGAGGAATTAAACCGACTGGGGGCCAAAGTTAAAGCCTATGATCCCCTGGTATCTCAATCAGGATTACGGTCTGGGCTATCGAATGTGATTGTGGAAACGGATCCTCTCCAACTAGCCGATGGGTGTGATGCCCTCGTCCTGGTCACAGACTGGCAGCAATTTCTGGAGTTGGATTACAGCAAAATTGCCGAGAACATGGCCAACCCCGTGATTGTGGATGGCCGCAACTTTTTAGACCGCCAGGCCCTCGAACGCTTAGGATTCCGCTATGTGGGCGTGGGCCACTAG
- a CDS encoding chlorophyll a/b-binding protein translates to MTEPTRTPNVETPKFGFNSFAERLNGRAAMVGVVAVLLVEYFTGQGLLSWLGLF, encoded by the coding sequence ATGACAGAACCAACCCGGACTCCCAACGTAGAAACTCCCAAGTTTGGCTTTAACAGTTTTGCCGAACGCTTAAATGGCCGGGCCGCAATGGTTGGAGTAGTGGCCGTCTTGTTAGTGGAATATTTTACAGGTCAAGGGCTTCTTTCTTGGTTAGGCTTGTTCTAA